One window of Elaeis guineensis isolate ETL-2024a chromosome 11, EG11, whole genome shotgun sequence genomic DNA carries:
- the LOC105053849 gene encoding probable ADP-ribosylation factor GTPase-activating protein AGD8, producing MASESFTDKNAVFKKLKSKSENKMCFDCNAKNPSWASVTYGIFLCIDCSAVHRSLGVHISFVRSTNLDSWTPEQLKMMAFGGNNRAQVFFKQHGWTDGGKIEAKYTSRAAELYRQLLSKEVAKSIAEDSGLPSSPVAASQSPDAANGLPELSLVDASKENLNEKHEPEITRSPKAPTHSTVISAVKKPIGAKKIGSKTGGLGVRRLTTKPNDSLYDQKPEELAPAVTSLANSNATHGPSFPSRFEYVETIPSAETSLGGAQVIGHVAPPKSSNFFAEFGMDTGFQKKSSSNSSKVQIQESNEARQKFSNAKSISSAQFFGDQNKDADKEVHMSLQKFSGSTSISSADLFGHQADDSQLDLTAADLINRISFQASQDISSLKTIAGETGKRLTSIASTLINDLQDRIL from the exons ATGGCTTCCGAAAGCTTCACCGACAAGAACGCTGTTTTCAAAAAGCTCAAATCTAAGTCGGAGAACAAG ATGTGCTTTGATTGTAACGCCAAGAACCCGTCGTGGGCGTCGGTGACGTACGGGATCTTCCTTTGCATTGACTGTTCGGCCGTCCACCGTAGCCTTGGTGTGCACATTAGTTTCGTGAG GTCTACAAATTTAGACTCATGGACTCCGGAGCAGCTGAAGATGATGGCTTTTGGGGGTAACAACCGTGCACAGGTTTTCTTTAAGCAGCATGGATGGACGGATGGTGGCAAAATTGAGGCAAAATATACATCAAGAGCTGCTGAGTTGTACAGGCAGTTACTTTCCAAGGAGGTTGCTAAAAGCATTGCAGAAGATAGCGGCTTGCCTTCTTCCCCGGTTGCAGCATCCCAGTCACCAGATGCAGCTAATGGTCTTCCCGAACTTAGTCTTGTGGATGCATCAAAGGAAAATTTAAATGAGAAGCATGAGCCTGAGATCACTCGGTCGCCTAAGGCTCCTACTCATTCTACAGTTATAAGCGCTGTTAAAAAGCCCATTGGTGCAAAGAAGATAGGAAGCAAGACTGGGGGGCTTGGCGTGCGAAGACTGACAACAAAG CCAAATGACAGTCTTTATGACCAGAAGCCCGAAGAACTGGCACCTGCTGTAACATCCTTGGCTAATTCCAACGCGACGCATGGCCCATCTTTTCCTTCTCGATTTGAGTATGTGGAAACCATACCATCTGCTGAGACCAGTTTGGGAGGTGCTCAAGTGATCGGTCATGTTGCACCACCAAAATCTTCAAACTTCTTTGCAGAATTTGGAATGGATACTGGATTTCAGAAAAAGTCAAGCTCCAATTCATCAAAAGTACAG ATCCAGGAAAGTAATGAAGCAAGGCAGAAATTCTCAAATGCAAAGTCAATTTCATCAGCCCAATTCTTCGGTGATCAGAACAAGGATGCTGATAAGGAGGTTCACATGTCACTGCAAAAGTTCTCA GGGTCAACTTCCATTTCTAGTGCTGATCTTTTTGGTCACCAAGCGGATGATTCTCAACTTGACCTCACTGCAGCAGACCTTATCAACCGAATCTCCTTTCAG GCTTCACAGGATATATCCTCCCTCAAGACTATAGCTGGGGAGACTGGTAAAAGGTTGACATCTATAGCTTCCACTCTTATCAACGATCTTCAGGATAGAATCCTTTAA